The Thermodesulfobacterium sp. TA1 sequence TACAGTGTTTTTTAAGACAAAAGCTATGTTGGTAGCATAATCCCCAAAAGAATCTTTTTTAGGAGTTTCTATTTCAAAATTAGGTAAGTTTATTTTTCCAAAAGTAGACTCTACCGCTTTTTCTATAACCTCTTTAATCTTCTGTCTTATCAACCTCCGTCTCCTTCCTTAAATTTTTTAAAAGTTTAACATCTGGAGAATAGTCAGGACATTTTAAAGGTTGAGTATTGTCAAAGGAGAACTTTTTAGCACAAACTTCTCTCCAAGCACAAGTAGCACATAATACAGGTAACTGTGTTTCGTTTTGTTGTGTTTTTTCCAAGGATTACTCCTTATAAAAATTTTTTAAAGCTTCGAACTTTTTATTAAAAAACCCCAAGTTTAAGGTTTTGTCAAGATTGCCAAGAGAAAAATATTCAGGAAATGGGGCCAAAAATTCCAAAGGTTCTTTGGTTATAGGATGAGGGAAACGTAAAAAACAAGCATGTAAACCGATAGCCTTACCTTTTAAAACCAAGGTTTTGGCTCCATATCTCACATCCCCTACGATAGGAAAACCAAGATAACTTAAAACTGCCCTAAGCTGATGCTTTCTCCCAGTTATGGGAAAAAGCAACACCAAAGACCTTTTTTTTCTACATTCTAAGACCTCATAATAGGTTAAACTTTCTTTTGCCCCCTCTTGATGCTCTTCAAAAACTAAAGCCTTTTTAGCCTTTTGGTCCCATTTGAGATAAGTCTTAATTAAACTTTGACCTTTTAAACTACCTTCTACCTCGGCTACATACAATTTAATCACTTCTTTTTGTCTAAAGGCTTCAGAGATCCTCTTAGCTGCCTTAGTTCTTTTGGCTAAAACCAACGCCCCAGAAACAGGTTTATCTAACCTATGAACCACCGCTAAAAATACCCCTCCTTCTTTTTGGTCTCGTCTTTTTATAAAATCTTTTAAAGTTTTTAACAAAGATATCTCTGAATCTCTTGCCCCTTGGACTACTATACCTGCAGGTTTGTTGACCACCAAAAGGTTTTTATCTTCAAAAAGGATAGAAACTGGCTTTTTCAACGGGTCATTTCCTCTTTTCCTTTTAAAAGCTCTTCTTTTTTACTTTTTATGTTAAGGTTAACTTTGGGATTTTTTTGATAAAAATCTTCCGAAATTCCAAAAAGCCTAAAAATAAAGTTAAAAACCCCCTTTCCTATACTACTAGGATGCAACGGGACGATGGTGTAGTTATCATAAGTACCTATTACTTGTAAAGGAATATATACAAGCATTCTTGGTTTACCAAGCACCCAAGGGCCTAACTTTGGGATTTTTTCTATGATAACATCTACTGTCTTAAAAGGCGAGGCGTAAAAAGTAAGGTTAAGTTGCTTGTTAGTCAAGTTTATCGGTCCTTCTCCAAAAAGTCTAAACCCTGAGGCAGAAAGAAAGGCTTCATCTATGATTAGGGTTTTATCCTCTAACTTAGACCTGAAATTTAATTCTTCATAAGGTAATAACTGGTTCTCTAAGTTAGGAACCTTTCCGCTAAAAAGGTCTATAGGGCTTAAAAATCCCAAAAGATGCGCTACAAGAGGGGCTCGATAGACATATCCTTTTTTGGACTTAATCGTTAATTCTCCCTGCGTATTTTTAAGAAGCTCCTCATTATCTCCTTCCAAATAAGCATAACCTTTCATCTTATATGGACCTTCTAATATAACCTTAGGCATCTCCTCAGGATAAAGACACGAGAAAAGGTCTAAAAAGTCTCCTTCTGAAGGTAAAAGGTCTACAAAAGCCTGATGAACTCCCTCTGAAAGAGAATAGATAAAGTCTACCCCTATTCCACAAAATTTAGCGTTAGATAGATTTACCCATAAAAGTTTGGCCTTCGTATTTAGATTTACCTCTAAACTAAGATGTTCCATTTCATGAGACGTAGGGAATATTAATTTATCTGCACCTATTTTGATATCTGCTATTAACGGAACCCCTTTAAAATACTCCCAAAAATCCTTTTTACTTTCTTTATTAGAAGTTTTTTGCTCGTTGCCCACACCTACCAATTTTTTTAGGTCTATCTTTTCAGCCTTAAAACCTCCTGTAAGCAGAAGAGATTTAGGATTTTTATCAAGTTTTAAATCGGCTAAAACTGTAGAATTATCCCACTCTACTTTAAAATTTCCATAAACCAATAAGTCTTGGTTAATCTTTATCTCACCATCAATCCCTAACGAATCTTTAACCTTAACCCCTTGAAATCTTACTAAACCCTCCTTAACCAAAAGCTCTTTGTTTAAATATCTGTCTATCAAGGAATCTAAAAAGTCTTTATCTTTTTTAAAATTTAAAGACAGATGGCTTTCTACCCATCCTTCAGCTTGATAAGGAATTTCAGCAAAAATAGAGACAAGTTCTTCTAACCTAAGTTTTCCTTGAAGGTTTAAGTCAACCTGAGTTTTGGATAACTTCGCTGAAAAATGTTGCTGGCTTTCTTTTCCTATAAAACTCCCAGACAAAAACGTCTGGTCTTTAGTTTGTTCTAAATTTAAAGATATCTCTTTATCTAAAATCTGGTAATTTCCCTTAGTTTTAACTTCTTCTTTTTTATACCCTAAGGCTAAACTTTCTATTTTTATCGGAGCTTTTAATTGAAAAGAACCCTTATCAAGCCCCAAAAGCTTTTCTATCTTTGTCTTTAACCCCTCTTTTAGCTCACCTTTGACTTCTAAGTATACCTCTTCCCCGAAAACTTTGCCTTTAACCATAAAGGCAGAGCCTTCAACTTCTAACGGGGCTTCTCCAAACTCAAAAACCCCTTGCTGCCAAACTAAAGGAATGTATTCTGTATAGCCTTCAAACCTTTCCCCCTTTTCCTCTTGAACCAAACTTACTTTACTCGCCTTTCCTTTTAGGTATAGGTTGTTTAAAATAGTTTGTTTTAGGTTGGTTTGTTCTTGGGTCAACTGGTTCAGATTACCCTTAAACCAACCTTCTTCTATTTCTAAAGCTTCAAACTGAAGTTTTCTTTCTTTTAAAAACGCCCCTATCTCTTCTTGCTTCTCTTCTAAAACCTCTATAAAAGCGGGTTTGATGGTTAATCCCAAAACCTTAACCCACACATCCATCGAATTAAAGTTTAAATCTACCATTCCGTTTTTTAGGTTTAAACCTTCGGTGAGTAAATGCAAATTAGAAAGAAATAACCTGTTTCTATAATAAGCCAGGTCTGCTGTTTTAAGTTGTAAGGAAGCTCTATAATCTGGTAAGGTTAAAATCATATCTTCTGAAACTAAGCCAACCTTTAGATTAAGGTCAGTCAAAGGACCTTTCAATTCTATATTAGATACCAAGTTTCCCTCTGTCTTAAAATCTTTTATCTTTTGTTGGTAAGATTTAAACATCTCGAAGTTTAATACCAGGTTTTTAATCTTTTCAGCTTTACCA is a genomic window containing:
- a CDS encoding RluA family pseudouridine synthase, which encodes MKKPVSILFEDKNLLVVNKPAGIVVQGARDSEISLLKTLKDFIKRRDQKEGGVFLAVVHRLDKPVSGALVLAKRTKAAKRISEAFRQKEVIKLYVAEVEGSLKGQSLIKTYLKWDQKAKKALVFEEHQEGAKESLTYYEVLECRKKRSLVLLFPITGRKHQLRAVLSYLGFPIVGDVRYGAKTLVLKGKAIGLHACFLRFPHPITKEPLEFLAPFPEYFSLGNLDKTLNLGFFNKKFEALKNFYKE
- a CDS encoding AsmA-like C-terminal domain-containing protein; the encoded protein is MIKKLRFGILLLFLVLSLFGFFLVNIDFLLNQPWFKERLFKFLKASQQIDLQYEKIKVDLFEGKVKVKELSFKNKSYEIEVPEGTAVFSLSKIFRLNFFPETLQLKKLRLKAYFSPKPFNLYRLRDQLKGMGPFVLQAKEARIDYETQIGWLTFEKTDLFFKIDKNQALWELISLSSPLFKEAEIKGRLNLSTLFLENSVNLKAFDFNGLSKFKDLPINHLSSDLMAELSLEKETLNLSFQLLNPQLVLKEAPKERLLGGLITGVLIYQPDILKLDLKKIVFRNPYIEAQGEFLKKKDSISTRFKVKRLDLEEVKRIGLLYFEKQKEVKEVFDLVGGGILEEIEVDLSGKDFKDLIDYKKIKAKGRLKEGKIILGFLPLNLEKVTGEIGFVEGRLNFNGTLAIEEQILGTVKNFGLVLSKKQPEVWLEGTITGKAEKIKNLVLNFEMFKSYQQKIKDFKTEGNLVSNIELKGPLTDLNLKVGLVSEDMILTLPDYRASLQLKTADLAYYRNRLFLSNLHLLTEGLNLKNGMVDLNFNSMDVWVKVLGLTIKPAFIEVLEEKQEEIGAFLKERKLQFEALEIEEGWFKGNLNQLTQEQTNLKQTILNNLYLKGKASKVSLVQEEKGERFEGYTEYIPLVWQQGVFEFGEAPLEVEGSAFMVKGKVFGEEVYLEVKGELKEGLKTKIEKLLGLDKGSFQLKAPIKIESLALGYKKEEVKTKGNYQILDKEISLNLEQTKDQTFLSGSFIGKESQQHFSAKLSKTQVDLNLQGKLRLEELVSIFAEIPYQAEGWVESHLSLNFKKDKDFLDSLIDRYLNKELLVKEGLVRFQGVKVKDSLGIDGEIKINQDLLVYGNFKVEWDNSTVLADLKLDKNPKSLLLTGGFKAEKIDLKKLVGVGNEQKTSNKESKKDFWEYFKGVPLIADIKIGADKLIFPTSHEMEHLSLEVNLNTKAKLLWVNLSNAKFCGIGVDFIYSLSEGVHQAFVDLLPSEGDFLDLFSCLYPEEMPKVILEGPYKMKGYAYLEGDNEELLKNTQGELTIKSKKGYVYRAPLVAHLLGFLSPIDLFSGKVPNLENQLLPYEELNFRSKLEDKTLIIDEAFLSASGFRLFGEGPINLTNKQLNLTFYASPFKTVDVIIEKIPKLGPWVLGKPRMLVYIPLQVIGTYDNYTIVPLHPSSIGKGVFNFIFRLFGISEDFYQKNPKVNLNIKSKKEELLKGKEEMTR